A stretch of the Desulforamulus ferrireducens genome encodes the following:
- the tnpA gene encoding IS66 family insertion sequence element accessory protein TnpA, protein MNTREIAAEYRLAHWAQIVRRKNESGLSIKAFCANEGFRENTYYYWQRKLREAACEQLTEIRTEHAKLPCLVPPGFAELKITDAPEKFPVHNDAKQSEIRIELGGMRIAADSAYPVEKIAALLGLFKQLC, encoded by the coding sequence ATGAATACTAGAGAAATTGCTGCGGAATACCGCCTGGCACACTGGGCACAGATCGTGCGCAGAAAAAATGAAAGCGGCCTTAGTATTAAAGCCTTCTGTGCAAACGAGGGATTCCGTGAAAACACCTACTACTATTGGCAAAGGAAGCTGCGAGAGGCTGCCTGTGAACAACTAACAGAAATTCGAACTGAGCACGCAAAGCTGCCTTGCCTAGTCCCACCAGGATTTGCCGAATTGAAAATTACAGACGCACCTGAAAAGTTTCCTGTCCACAACGATGCCAAACAGAGTGAAATCCGCATTGAACTTGGAGGAATGCGGATTGCTGCGGACAGCGCCTATCCGGTAGAAAAGATAGCCGCACTGCTTGGCCTGTTTAAACAGCTATGCTAA
- the tnpB gene encoding IS66 family insertion sequence element accessory protein TnpB (TnpB, as the term is used for proteins encoded by IS66 family insertion elements, is considered an accessory protein, since TnpC, encoded by a neighboring gene, is a DDE family transposase.), with amino-acid sequence MRKSINGLAAIVEGSFKLDPCDGALFVFCNRSRDRIKILEWDGDGFWLHFKRLEKGHFRWPTSGEEQTLVLTGEELSILLGGTRVALKLRREELLGKRIT; translated from the coding sequence ATGCGGAAAAGCATCAACGGGCTTGCGGCCATTGTGGAAGGGAGTTTCAAACTTGACCCATGTGACGGGGCACTGTTCGTATTCTGCAACAGAAGCCGCGACCGCATAAAAATATTGGAATGGGATGGCGACGGGTTCTGGCTTCACTTCAAACGTCTGGAAAAAGGACATTTTCGGTGGCCAACGTCCGGTGAAGAACAGACCCTTGTGCTAACAGGTGAGGAATTGTCAATCCTATTAGGTGGGACAAGGGTGGCATTAAAGCTAAGGCGAGAAGAA